A DNA window from Ornithodoros turicata isolate Travis chromosome 10, ASM3712646v1, whole genome shotgun sequence contains the following coding sequences:
- the LOC135370345 gene encoding uncharacterized protein LOC135370345 isoform X2 produces the protein MGSSDEKLFAVVKFPDEEDCVAIVHVNWLNGGVCMWPPEKNGNKLRALIEEGTMPAENWFRQRCRPLGLFSTYEQARQKLAVAEVRSDLSTDQELGRGKRRRIVRSFSSSDEDDISLLPKPPTPPPCVKLSSHKKPISSHKKPGSSRSSKDLPQTHQRAFCPPYSDDEDIADEPEEAMCHSSQRSSAAPSLSSSQSSLPTSARGSCVMASDDYEAGYMHNHRISPAVKGSTAFSQDTKSGSNALPGSAENAAFQKRVLTLLHSIRYEVQDISSQLSHSLSKLSIHKDVDEHEKLFEEPINNLDDFVEFDNQLRNNKQKQTEVRTFLAMFGGRGTADHVARILSRVITNDLATEFSWFGARGKDRSKTLHSQTYFVSPSDLHCQRTSRTQRSRILKMQ, from the exons ATGGGTAGTTCAG ATGAGAAACTGTTCGCAGTCGTAAAATTCCCAGACGAAGAGGACTGTGTTGCGATTGTTCATGTAAATTGGCTGAACGGGGGTGTGTGCATGTGGCCTCCTGAGAAAAATGGCAATAAGCTGCGGGCACTCATTGAAGAAGGAACGATGCCAGCAGAGAATTGGTTCAGACAGAGGTGTCGGCCATTGGGTCTTTTCA GTACCTATGAGCAAGCACGCCAAAAGCTTGCCGTTGCAGAGGTCAGATCAGACCTATCCACTGATCAAGAGCTTGGACGTGGGAAACGACGGCGCATTGTTCGGAGCTTCAGTAGCTCAGATGAAGACGACATCAGTCTGCTTCCCAAGCCACCCACACCACCACCTTGTGTGAAAC TCTCATCACACAAGAAGCCAATCTCGTCACACAAGAAGCCAGGCTCGTCACGAAGTAGCAAAGATCTACCACAAACTCACCAGAGAGCATTCTGCCCGCCATACAGCGACGACGAGGATATTG CTGATGAACCTGAGGAGGCAATGTGCCATAGCAGTCAGAGGTCATCTGCTGCACCTTCCTTATCAAGCAGCCAGTCGTCTTTACCAACGTCAGCCCGgg GGTCTTGTGTAATGGCATCTGATGACTATGAAGCGGGATATATGCACAACCACCGAATTTCGCCTGCTGTGAAGG GAAGCACTGCGTTTAGCCAAGATACTAAAAGTGGGTCAAATGCGCTGCCAGGAAGCGCTGAGAATGCAG CTTTCCAGAAAAGGGTGCTGACATTGCTACATTCCATCAGATATGAGGTTCAAGATATTTCAAGCCAACTAAGTCACAGTCTATCAAAGTTGAGCATCCACAAAGATGTGGACGAGCACGAGAAGCTTTTTGAGGAGCCTATAAATAACCTGGACGACTTTGTGGAGTTCGACAACCAGCTGCGAAATAACAAACAGAAGCAGACCGAAGTG CGTACATTCCTGGCAATGTTTGGAGGCCGTGGCACTGCAGACCACGTGGCACGAATCCTGTCTCGTGTTATCACGAATGACCTTGCCACAGAATTCAGCTGGTTTGGCGCAAGGGGAAAAGATCGTTCAAAGACCTTGCATTCGCAGACCTACTTTGTG AGTCCATCAGATCTTCACTGCCAAAGGACAAGCAGAACACAACGTTCAAGGATATTGAAGATGCAGTGA
- the LOC135370345 gene encoding uncharacterized protein LOC135370345 isoform X1, producing the protein MPSYHFTMLCRMCHHNNYFLPSPHFADEKLFAVVKFPDEEDCVAIVHVNWLNGGVCMWPPEKNGNKLRALIEEGTMPAENWFRQRCRPLGLFSTYEQARQKLAVAEVRSDLSTDQELGRGKRRRIVRSFSSSDEDDISLLPKPPTPPPCVKLSSHKKPISSHKKPGSSRSSKDLPQTHQRAFCPPYSDDEDIADEPEEAMCHSSQRSSAAPSLSSSQSSLPTSARGSCVMASDDYEAGYMHNHRISPAVKGSTAFSQDTKSGSNALPGSAENAAFQKRVLTLLHSIRYEVQDISSQLSHSLSKLSIHKDVDEHEKLFEEPINNLDDFVEFDNQLRNNKQKQTEVRTFLAMFGGRGTADHVARILSRVITNDLATEFSWFGARGKDRSKTLHSQTYFVSPSDLHCQRTSRTQRSRILKMQ; encoded by the exons ATGCCATCATACCACTTCACCATGCTGTGTAGGATGTGTCATCACAATAATTATTTTTTGCCTTCTCCACACTTTGCAGATGAGAAACTGTTCGCAGTCGTAAAATTCCCAGACGAAGAGGACTGTGTTGCGATTGTTCATGTAAATTGGCTGAACGGGGGTGTGTGCATGTGGCCTCCTGAGAAAAATGGCAATAAGCTGCGGGCACTCATTGAAGAAGGAACGATGCCAGCAGAGAATTGGTTCAGACAGAGGTGTCGGCCATTGGGTCTTTTCA GTACCTATGAGCAAGCACGCCAAAAGCTTGCCGTTGCAGAGGTCAGATCAGACCTATCCACTGATCAAGAGCTTGGACGTGGGAAACGACGGCGCATTGTTCGGAGCTTCAGTAGCTCAGATGAAGACGACATCAGTCTGCTTCCCAAGCCACCCACACCACCACCTTGTGTGAAAC TCTCATCACACAAGAAGCCAATCTCGTCACACAAGAAGCCAGGCTCGTCACGAAGTAGCAAAGATCTACCACAAACTCACCAGAGAGCATTCTGCCCGCCATACAGCGACGACGAGGATATTG CTGATGAACCTGAGGAGGCAATGTGCCATAGCAGTCAGAGGTCATCTGCTGCACCTTCCTTATCAAGCAGCCAGTCGTCTTTACCAACGTCAGCCCGgg GGTCTTGTGTAATGGCATCTGATGACTATGAAGCGGGATATATGCACAACCACCGAATTTCGCCTGCTGTGAAGG GAAGCACTGCGTTTAGCCAAGATACTAAAAGTGGGTCAAATGCGCTGCCAGGAAGCGCTGAGAATGCAG CTTTCCAGAAAAGGGTGCTGACATTGCTACATTCCATCAGATATGAGGTTCAAGATATTTCAAGCCAACTAAGTCACAGTCTATCAAAGTTGAGCATCCACAAAGATGTGGACGAGCACGAGAAGCTTTTTGAGGAGCCTATAAATAACCTGGACGACTTTGTGGAGTTCGACAACCAGCTGCGAAATAACAAACAGAAGCAGACCGAAGTG CGTACATTCCTGGCAATGTTTGGAGGCCGTGGCACTGCAGACCACGTGGCACGAATCCTGTCTCGTGTTATCACGAATGACCTTGCCACAGAATTCAGCTGGTTTGGCGCAAGGGGAAAAGATCGTTCAAAGACCTTGCATTCGCAGACCTACTTTGTG AGTCCATCAGATCTTCACTGCCAAAGGACAAGCAGAACACAACGTTCAAGGATATTGAAGATGCAGTGA
- the LOC135370345 gene encoding uncharacterized protein LOC135370345 isoform X3, protein MWPPEKNGNKLRALIEEGTMPAENWFRQRCRPLGLFSTYEQARQKLAVAEVRSDLSTDQELGRGKRRRIVRSFSSSDEDDISLLPKPPTPPPCVKLSSHKKPISSHKKPGSSRSSKDLPQTHQRAFCPPYSDDEDIADEPEEAMCHSSQRSSAAPSLSSSQSSLPTSARGSCVMASDDYEAGYMHNHRISPAVKGSTAFSQDTKSGSNALPGSAENAAFQKRVLTLLHSIRYEVQDISSQLSHSLSKLSIHKDVDEHEKLFEEPINNLDDFVEFDNQLRNNKQKQTEVRTFLAMFGGRGTADHVARILSRVITNDLATEFSWFGARGKDRSKTLHSQTYFVSPSDLHCQRTSRTQRSRILKMQ, encoded by the exons ATGTGGCCTCCTGAGAAAAATGGCAATAAGCTGCGGGCACTCATTGAAGAAGGAACGATGCCAGCAGAGAATTGGTTCAGACAGAGGTGTCGGCCATTGGGTCTTTTCA GTACCTATGAGCAAGCACGCCAAAAGCTTGCCGTTGCAGAGGTCAGATCAGACCTATCCACTGATCAAGAGCTTGGACGTGGGAAACGACGGCGCATTGTTCGGAGCTTCAGTAGCTCAGATGAAGACGACATCAGTCTGCTTCCCAAGCCACCCACACCACCACCTTGTGTGAAAC TCTCATCACACAAGAAGCCAATCTCGTCACACAAGAAGCCAGGCTCGTCACGAAGTAGCAAAGATCTACCACAAACTCACCAGAGAGCATTCTGCCCGCCATACAGCGACGACGAGGATATTG CTGATGAACCTGAGGAGGCAATGTGCCATAGCAGTCAGAGGTCATCTGCTGCACCTTCCTTATCAAGCAGCCAGTCGTCTTTACCAACGTCAGCCCGgg GGTCTTGTGTAATGGCATCTGATGACTATGAAGCGGGATATATGCACAACCACCGAATTTCGCCTGCTGTGAAGG GAAGCACTGCGTTTAGCCAAGATACTAAAAGTGGGTCAAATGCGCTGCCAGGAAGCGCTGAGAATGCAG CTTTCCAGAAAAGGGTGCTGACATTGCTACATTCCATCAGATATGAGGTTCAAGATATTTCAAGCCAACTAAGTCACAGTCTATCAAAGTTGAGCATCCACAAAGATGTGGACGAGCACGAGAAGCTTTTTGAGGAGCCTATAAATAACCTGGACGACTTTGTGGAGTTCGACAACCAGCTGCGAAATAACAAACAGAAGCAGACCGAAGTG CGTACATTCCTGGCAATGTTTGGAGGCCGTGGCACTGCAGACCACGTGGCACGAATCCTGTCTCGTGTTATCACGAATGACCTTGCCACAGAATTCAGCTGGTTTGGCGCAAGGGGAAAAGATCGTTCAAAGACCTTGCATTCGCAGACCTACTTTGTG AGTCCATCAGATCTTCACTGCCAAAGGACAAGCAGAACACAACGTTCAAGGATATTGAAGATGCAGTGA